The uncultured Desulfuromonas sp. genome has a segment encoding these proteins:
- a CDS encoding MFS transporter, with translation MGKTIFAGNNDFRQFFLGQLISQLGDRIHSLALLWVTYSWSGSAGLVGGIMIGTSLPGILIAPYAGTVIDRFNKKQVMIVADLVRLVIVGFVAFASYGGFLNYPLLLGATVLISLASAFFNPAALSVLPDLVEPEKDSLTRANALAQLGASGSAVVGPLVGSSLIAAIGVSAAFLFNTLSFALSIYFLLNIKKTLPRHQSSGSWLKDLGIVKTVFADRPLLTQLLLPIVIVNLFFCSITIVIPVLAQGLYGKGAGGMGWMMAAFGGGMLTGTLLLSACRIRLTDRTMIAGGFFLLGGAFGVIGGLPGYHWSLIGCLLAGLGLNLVNIKLIVLYQRLLPEQSRGKVLAVLTALALSTQPVSYGVTGYLLDVVEPLRLMVVCAVVIVLVGVRAALLKGWKSID, from the coding sequence ATGGGCAAGACGATTTTTGCGGGGAATAACGATTTTCGCCAGTTTTTTCTCGGCCAGCTGATCTCCCAGCTCGGCGATAGAATCCATTCTCTGGCGCTGCTGTGGGTGACCTATTCTTGGTCCGGAAGCGCCGGGCTGGTCGGCGGCATCATGATCGGCACGTCCTTGCCGGGGATTCTCATTGCCCCTTATGCCGGAACCGTGATTGATCGCTTTAACAAAAAGCAGGTGATGATCGTCGCTGATCTTGTCCGCCTAGTGATTGTCGGTTTTGTCGCCTTTGCCTCTTATGGTGGTTTTCTCAATTATCCCCTGTTGCTCGGCGCGACCGTGCTGATCTCGTTGGCGTCGGCCTTTTTTAATCCCGCCGCGCTTTCCGTGCTGCCGGATCTGGTGGAACCGGAAAAGGATTCGTTGACCCGGGCCAATGCCCTGGCCCAGCTCGGAGCCAGCGGCAGCGCCGTGGTCGGGCCGCTGGTCGGCAGTTCTCTGATCGCCGCCATTGGCGTGAGCGCCGCGTTTTTGTTTAATACCTTGTCCTTTGCCCTGTCGATTTATTTTCTGCTGAACATCAAAAAGACATTACCCCGCCATCAGTCGTCCGGCAGCTGGCTGAAAGATCTCGGCATTGTCAAAACCGTTTTTGCCGACCGGCCATTGCTGACGCAGTTGCTGCTACCCATTGTCATCGTTAACCTGTTTTTTTGCTCCATCACGATTGTCATCCCGGTTCTGGCGCAAGGTCTTTACGGCAAAGGGGCCGGCGGCATGGGCTGGATGATGGCGGCCTTTGGCGGCGGCATGCTGACGGGCACCCTGTTGTTGTCTGCCTGCCGGATTCGCTTGACGGATCGGACGATGATCGCCGGCGGCTTTTTTCTGCTCGGCGGCGCGTTTGGCGTGATCGGTGGTTTGCCCGGATATCACTGGAGCCTGATCGGCTGCCTGCTTGCCGGGTTGGGGTTGAATCTGGTGAATATCAAGTTGATTGTCCTCTACCAGAGGCTGCTGCCCGAACAGTCGCGGGGTAAGGTGCTGGCGGTGTTGACCGCATTGGCTTTGTCGACGCAACCGGTGTCCTACGGCGTCACCGGGTATCTGCTGGATGTCGTTGAACCGTTGCGGCTGATGGTGGTGTGCGCGGTGGTGATTGTGCTGGTGGGTGTCCGGGCCGCCCTGCTCAAAGGGTGGAAGAGCATCGATTGA